The Atlantibacter hermannii genomic interval GGTTAAAACCAATTATGACCACCCGAACGCCATGGACCACAGTCTGCTGTTCCAGCATTTGCAGACCCTGAAGTCTGGCAAACCCATTGAACTGCCCGTCTATAGTTATGTCGAACATACGCGTACCCAGGAAACGGTACATATCGAACCCAAAAAAGTGATCATTCTTGAAGGGATACTGTTGCTCACGGATGCACGTTTGCGCCAGGAGATGAACTTCTCGATCTTTGTCGACACCCCGCTGGATATCTGCCTGATGCGCCGCATCAAGCGCGATGTTAACGAGCGCGGCCGCTCTATGGATTCGGTGATGACGCAGTACCAAAAAACAGTACGACCGATGTTTTTACAGTTTATCGAGCCGTCGAAGCAATATGCCGATATCATCGTGCCGCGCGGCGGTAAAAACCGTATCGCGATTGATATTTTAAAAGCGAAAATCAGCCAATTCTTTGAATAACACGCAGTTAGCGTGTACCGTTCTAAGAGCTACCCGCGTTTTCCCGGCCATTCAGGCCGGGATGGCAAGCACAAAAGAGGAGCGTGCGATGCGTCTTTGCGACCGTGATATTGAAGCCTGGCTTGATGATGGCCGTTTAGCTATTACCCCGCGTCCTCCGGTTGAGCGCATTAACGGCGCGACGGTGGATGTGCGGCTGGGTAACAAATTCCGCACTTTCAGCGGTCACACCGCTGCCTATATTGATTTAAGCGGCCCGAAGGCCGAAGTCAGCGCCGCGC includes:
- the udk gene encoding uridine kinase produces the protein MTDKSHQCVIVGIAGASASGKSLIASTLYRELRDQVGDEHIGVIPEDSYYKDQTHLSMEERVKTNYDHPNAMDHSLLFQHLQTLKSGKPIELPVYSYVEHTRTQETVHIEPKKVIILEGILLLTDARLRQEMNFSIFVDTPLDICLMRRIKRDVNERGRSMDSVMTQYQKTVRPMFLQFIEPSKQYADIIVPRGGKNRIAIDILKAKISQFFE